Proteins co-encoded in one Aptenodytes patagonicus chromosome 14, bAptPat1.pri.cur, whole genome shotgun sequence genomic window:
- the RGS19 gene encoding regulator of G-protein signaling 19, which produces MSRHETSPTTVQPASNHRPNACCFCWCCCCSCSWNEDRERAWRASRETKLETIPNCEACTKPTPEEVRGWAQSFDKLMKSPAGRNVFREFLRTEYSEENMLFWLACEELKNECNKHTIDEKARMIYEDYISILSPKEVSLDSRVREVINRKMQEPSSHTFDDAQLQIYTLMHRDSYPRFLNSAIYKSLLQSVSRSSSES; this is translated from the exons ATGTCCCGGCATGAGACTTCTCCGACAACGGTGCAACCCGCCAGCAACCACCGCCCCAAcgcctgctgcttctgctggtgctgctgctgcagttgctcATG GAACGAGGACCGGGAGCGAGCATGGAGGGCGTCCCGGGAGACCAAACTGGAGACCATCCCAAACTGTGAAGCATG CACCAAACCCACGCCGGAGGAGGTGCGGGGCTGGGCACAGTCCTTCGACAAGCTGATGAAGAGCCCGGCGGGTCGCAACGTCTTCCGGGAGTTCTTGCGGACTGAGTACAGCGAGGAGAACATGCTCTTCTGGCTAGCGTGCGAGGAGCTCAAAAATGAGTGCAACAAGCACACCATCGACGAGAAGGCCAGGATGATCTACGAGGATTACATCTCCATCCTCTCGCCCAAGGAG GTGAGCCTGGACTCGCGGGTGCGGGAGGTCATCAACCGGAAGATGCAGGAGCCGTCCTCGCACACCTTCGACGACGCGCAGCTCCAGATCTACACGCTCATGCACAGAGACTCCTACCCTCGCTTCCTGAACTCTGCCATATACAAATCGCTGCTCCAGAGCGTCTCCCGCTCCTCCTCGGAGTCCTAA